In Mixophyes fleayi isolate aMixFle1 chromosome 11, aMixFle1.hap1, whole genome shotgun sequence, one DNA window encodes the following:
- the LOC142108003 gene encoding zinc finger protein 574-like: protein MADDVQAPVVLQHQYMCSECGVLYNTLEDVLLHQQNHVGGGIHATVSQDVSLELGELQSLVQDGQYQCLECGQVLLSPDELLHHQEMHMREFPQAPASPSLGNGQIHYQCCDCKELFTTPELWLAHRQKHDKQEQQSQQSVVLPAGSSIQALLSLQNVLLDERTLNGWGVEMPAVVATTENEADSVPRACLPENLSGQGGLVQLPEMHPYECSECSQVFHTPEEFLDHQGRHFVESDKERSASPLYGISENSAPSPSILERLRKDWMIEKEEVTEESLRAAQRVYQCQECKKKCATAEELRKHRKEHQTEDFPCPDCDRLFTSANRLQSHHRVHIEGTLQCPSCYKVFKKEASLEQHMRLHRGEALYLCVDCGVGFGTEITLILHRKSHTADPLHRCHCGKTFSNMTKFLYHRRTHAGKSGFPMPKPDKPTFIEEKHLVLPDILPTSVLPPVSLPAPEAPPEIVDVQNVLQSPVSQENGINVHVSAKEPKTGLECQAQIFKCPQCSKGFSSRVKMVQHRRSVHAMERKHKCGVCGNHFKKPVHLRNHMRTHTGERPFQCTDCGKTFGSLANMTRHHRTHTGEKPYKCEICGLCFTQSSNLQQHRALHTGSSPFPCNICGLEFGRASKLALHHFGHTGVLPYKCTDCGKTFLRKKLMQLHKLEHQGKILIYCKDCGVVFAEESQLSEHRCQNKMLSPHICPSCGKKLNSNSSLNLHLLLHTEQRPFKCHACGKCFTSRRGLSRHQQWHSGVRPHKCSVCGKAFVASFSLRLHQRVHTGERPFPCLECGKKFRQAAHLREHRRLHTGERPYRCQDCGKTFVQSLHLTKHRQVHCGERPHPCADCGKCFKTLSNLRSHRKTHYKNLLAQPQQTIMCTELGDTIAIIESVEPLPLAETIEIYQAALEGNLQVEDVTL from the coding sequence ATGGCAGACGATGTGCAAGCCCCAGTAGTGTTACAGCACCAGTACATGTGTTCAGAGTGCGGCGTCCTATACAACACTTTGGAAGATGTCTTGCTTCATCAACAGAACCACGTTGGAGGTGGGATACACGCAACGGTGTCCCAGGATGTGTCCCTGGAGCTGGGAGAGCTGCAGAGCTTGGTCCAAGACGGCCAGTACCAGTGTTTAGAATGTGGTCAAGTTCTGTTATCTCCGGATGAGTTACTGCATCACCAGGAGATGCATATGAGGGAATTTCCCCAGGCTCCTGCATCTCCCTCGCTAGGAAATGGACAGATCCATTACCAGTGCTGTGACTGTAAAGAACTTTTCACTACTCCGGAGCTGTGGCTTGCTCACCGCCAGAAGCATGATAAACAGGAGCAGCAATCACAACAAAGTGTTGTCCTACCGGCTGGGTCCAGCATCCAGGCCCTGCTCAGCCTGCAGAATGTTCTCTTAGACGAGCGGACTTTAAATGGCTGGGGAGTGGAAATGCCAGCTGTGGTGGCTACCACAGAAAACGAAGCAGATTCTGTGCCAAGAGCGTGCCTCCCTGAAAATCTATCCGGACAGGGTGGTCTGGTGCAACTTCCAGAGATGCATCCCTACGAATGCTCTGAGTGCAGTCAGGTGTTCCACACACCGGAGGAATTTCTTGACCACCAAGGTCGTCACTTTGTGGAGTCTGACAAAGAAAGATCGGCATCTCCGCTGTACGGGATCTCCGAAAACTCTGCTCCCTCGCCCAGTATTCTTGAGAGGTTGAGAAAAGACTGGATGATAGAAAAGGAGGAGGTAACAGAAGAGAGTTTGCGGGCAGCGCAAAGGGTTTACCAGTGCCAAGAGTGTAAGAAGAAGTGTGCCACTGCCGAGGAACTACGGAAACATCGCAAAGAGCACCAGACGGAAGACTTTCCATGCCCAGACTGCGATCGTCTCTTTACCTCTGCCAACCGATTGCAGTCCCATCATCGTGTCCATATAGAAGGGACATTACAGTGCCCAAGTTGCTATAAAGTGTTTAAGAAAGAGGCTTCTTTAGAGCAACACATGAGACTACACCGTGGGGAGGCTTTGTACTTATGTGTGGACTGTGGTGTAGGATTTGGTACAGAAATTACTTTGATCTTGCATCGGAAAAGCCATACGGCAGATCCCTTACATCGCTGCCACTGTGGCAAAACGTTCAGTAACATGACCAAATTTCTTTATCACAGAAGGACACATGCTGGCAAAAGTGGATTTCCTATGCCCAAGCCCGATAAACCAACCTTCATAGAAGAGAAACATCTAGTTCTCCCCGATATTCTACCAACTTCCGTTCTCCCACCTGTGAGTTTACCGGCACCAGAGGCTCCTCCTGAGATCGTGGATGTACAAAACGTTCTACAGAGCCCAGTTTCCCAAGAAAATGGGATCAATGTACACGTTTCAGCAAAAGAACCAAAGACCGGGTTAGAGTGTCAGGCGCAAATCTTCAAGTGCCCTCAGTGTAGCAAAGGATTCTCCTCCCGTGTGAAAATGGTGCAACACAGGCGTTCAGTGCACGCCATGGAGAGGAAGCACAAGTGCGGCGTGTGCGGGAACCACTTTAAGAAACCGGTTCACTTGCGGAACCACATGCGCACGCACACTGGCGAGCGTCCCTTCCAGTGCACGGATTGCGGAAAGACCTTCGGATCCCTCGCCAACATGACGCGGCACCACCGCACCCACACCGGAGAGAAGCCATACAAGTGTGAGATATGCGGGCTTTGCTTCACACAGAGCTCTAACCTGCAGCAACATCGTGCCTTGCATACTGGTTCTAGCCCGTTCCCCTGTAACATCTGTGGGCTAGAATTCGGCAGAGCTTCGAAGCTTGCTTTACACCATTTTGGACACACGGGAGTTCTACCTTACAAGTGTACGGACTGCGGTAAAACCTTCTTGCGCAAAAAGTTAATGCAGTTGCACAAATTGGAGCATCAGGGTAAAATTCTGATCTACTGCAAGGACTGTGGTGTAGTGTTTGCAGAGGAGTCGCAACTATCGGAACACAGGTGTCAGAACAAAATGTTAAGCCCGCATATATGCCCGAGTTGTGGTAAGAAGCTGAATTCAAATTCCAGCTTGAATCTTCACCTACTACTGCACACTGAGCAGCGGCCCTTTAAGTGTCATGCATGTGGCAAATGTTTTACCAGCCGGAGAGGGCTGTCAAGGCACCAGCAGTGGCACTCTGGTGTCCGGCCTCATAAGTGCAGCGTTTGTGGAAAAGCTTTCGTCGCATCCTTCAGTTTGCGGCTGCACCAACGCGTTCACACGGGAGAACGCCCTTTCCCTTGCTTGGAGTGTGGCAAAAAGTTCCGGCAAGCCGCCCACTTGAGGGAGCACCGCCGTCTGCACACGGGGGAAAGACCTTACCGCTGCCAGGATTGCGGGAAGACCTTTGTGCAGTCTCTTCACTTGACGAAGCACAGGCAAGTCCACTGCGGGGAGAGACCGCATCCTTGTGCCGACTGCGGCAAGTGCTTCAAAACGCTGTCCAACCTACGCAGTCATCGCAAAACTCACTACAAGAATCTCCTGGCTCAGCCACAGCAGACAATCATGTGCACGGAGCTGGGAGACACCATAGCAATCATTGAAAGTGTGGAGCCCTTGCCGCTGGCAGAGACTATCGAAATCTACCAGGCTGCCCTTGAGGGAAATCTGCAGGTGGAAGATGTGACTTTATAG